Below is a window of Brachyspira hampsonii DNA.
TCATTTGTTTGCGGTGCCGTAACTCTATCTCCGCATCCTACAGCAAATAAAGATAATAACATCATTGATGTAAGTAAAAGTTTTTTCATATTTTTCTCCTTAAAAAATATATTTATTAAATTTTTATTAATTAAAATTTTTGCAATAACAAAAGATATTATATTATTGATTAAGTATGTATTTTTAATTGATAAATTATTATTGAAAACTATAAATTTAGAGCTTGTAGCTTGTTATACTTTATAAAAAGTGCATTATTCATATAATATATGATATATTAATATTATTTAATGTCAATATGTAAATAAAAAGGCTTAAGTTATTAATAAACTCAAGCCTTTTTTTATTTTTTTAATGAAATTAATTATTTATTTTCCTGATCTTTTTTATATTCTATAGCTTCATTTACTATAGGAATTAATATATCAAAATCTAATGGTTTTTCTATTAATCTGAAAACACCTTCTGCAATAATCTCTTTTACCATTTCAGTATTGCCGTAAGCAGTAATTATTATAATAGGTATAGAACTTTTTCTTTTTTTCATTTCTCTTATAAGAGCAAGTCCTGTCATAGAAGGCATTAGCAAATCGGTAATAATAACATCAACAGGGTTATGTTCTAATATAGTTATAGCTGATTTACCATTTTCTGCTGTAACGATTTCAAAATCATGAGGCTCAAAAGTATATTTAATAAGATCCCTAATAGATTCTTCATCATCTACAGCAAGTATTAAAGGTTTACCATTAATCATATTTTACCCCAATTATATTAAATATATTTAGATAATCTGTATAGAACATTTTTTTTGCCTAGAAGCTCGCATATATGTGATAATTCGCTTCCGGCAGAACTTCCTGTCAATA
It encodes the following:
- a CDS encoding response regulator; translation: MINGKPLILAVDDEESIRDLIKYTFEPHDFEIVTAENGKSAITILEHNPVDVIITDLLMPSMTGLALIREMKKRKSSIPIIIITAYGNTEMVKEIIAEGVFRLIEKPLDFDILIPIVNEAIEYKKDQENK